CACCAGGCAGTAGTCGGGCGCGATACACATCTGGCCGTTCTTCATCATCTTGGTGCCGACGATGTTGGCCACGGCTGGCGCGTCGACACCGTCGTCAAGCAGGACCGCGGGACTTTTGGCCCCGAGTTCGAGGGTTACCGGAGTCAGGTTTTCCGCGGCTGCGCAAGCGACCGCGCGCCCGACCGACGTACTTCCCGTGTAGAGCAAGTGGTTCCAAGGCAACGTCGGGAAGACCTTGGCCAGCTCGAGGTTACCGGTGACGACGCTGAGCAGATCGGCGTCGAAGGTCGATGACACCATTTCATGAAGCAACTCCGAGCAATTCGGGGTGAGCTCAGATGGTTTGATAATTGCCCGATTTCCGGCCGCCAGCATATCGACCACTGGGCCCAGCGAGAGGTCGAAAGGGAAGTTCCACGGCGAGATGATGCCGATAACGCCCTTCGGCTGGTAGTGAATGCCCGCCCAACTAGTGCCGTGCAGTTCGGGGTCGGTCTCGCGTAGGGATGGCTGCATCCAGGCCTCGAGATTCTCGATAGCGAACTGCGCACGGCCCGCCGTTGAGAGCACCTCGGCGAGGTCCGCCAGCGCTGCGGGGTGCACCGCGAAATCAGCTTGCAGCGCTTGCCGAATCCTGTTGCGATTGGCGATCACCATTCCTGCCAGCGCCTGCAGGCGTTCGATCCGGCTGTCAACGCTCGGAAAGCTGTCGGTCCGGAATGCCGCCCGTTGGGCGGCGAAGTCCTTCCGCAATGCTGCGATCGCCGCCGCGTCGTCCGTGGCGTTCTTTGGGGTCGCTATTGTCGCCATTTCTCCTCCTCGTCGAAGTTTCGGCGGTCACCCACGGCACCGGTTGCCGCGTATAGCGCCTCGATGGTGGCGGCGTGCTTTTCGGCGATCCGCCGCCGTCGCAGTTTCATGGTCGGAGTGAGCTCATCGCCACCCGGAACCCACGGAGAATCCATGATGGCGAAGCGCTTGATCTGCTCGACCCTCGACAGCCGCGCATTGCCGCGCGCAATTGCCGACTGCACTTCGTCGTTGAGGGTCGCCCTGGACCGTTCACCGATTTCCTCAGGGTCCAGACAGATCAGCGCGATGTTGTAGGGCCTGCCGTCTCCGATGGCGACGACCTGTGCGATCAGCGGACATCCGGACTTGATTGCCGATTCGATGTTGGCGGGGGACATGTTCTTGCCCGCGGCGTTGATGATGAGATCCTTCTTGCGGTCCACAATGCGAAGCTCGCCGTCGACCAACTGGCCGATATCACCGCTCCTGAAGAATCCGTCCCGTGTGTAGCAGGCCGCAGTCGCCTCAGGCTGATTACGGTATCCGCTCATCAAGAGGCGGCCGCGGACGAGGATCTCGCCGTCATCAGCGATCTTGATCTCGACACCTTGCAGCGCAGGACCCGCGCTACCAATCGTGATTCTGCGCCGTGGATCGGGCGCCGAACAGACGATCCCTTCGGAGAACCCGTATATCTCGGCGAGCGGAACACCGAGTGCGTGGAAAAACGCGACGACGTCGGCGGCGATGGGTGCTGCGCCGACCTGAGCGCAGCGCACGCGATCGAGTCCGACCGCGCGACGGACCGGTGCGAGGACCGCATCGGCATCGGCGACCGTGTGGGCAGGTTTTTCGGGCACCGTTTCGTCGTTCAACATGTGGCGGGCCCTCGCGAAGGCGACCACTAAAGCCTCGTTGACCGAGTCACGCTCGCTACCGTCCAACGATGCGATGAAATTCTGAACACTGGCCTGAAGCTTCTCCCATACTCTCGGCACTCCGAAGAACCATGTCGGGTGAACGGCTGCGACGACCTCGTTGATCCGGCGCGGGTCCGCGCATATCGTGACTTCATCGCCGAAAACGATGGCTCCGTAGTAGGTGGCGCACCGCGCCGCGATATGGGCCATCGGTAGCCAGCAGATGGTGTGGCCCCGATCGCCGAGTCCGGTTCGTTCGGCCATCGCAGCCACCGCTGCGAGCACCGAACGATGAGTTAGCTCAACCCCTTTGGGTGGACCTGTGGTTCCCGAGGTGTAGATGATGGTCGCGATCTCATCCGGGCTTCCCGGATGTACGTCCTGAAGCGGTGTGGTCTCCGACATCCGCTGAAACGCTGCGTCTTCGATGACGACGGTGGGACCCGCGAAATTCTTTGCCGTCTCGACGAGTGCACGTTCGGTGACGAGCACCTTGGCGTCGGCGTCGGCGAGCAGGTAGTCGATCTGTTCAGGTGCCGATGTCGGGTAGACCGAAACGGGTACGGCTCCCAACATCAGTGCCGCGAGATCTGCCAGGTAAAACTCGGACCGGTTGAACAAGAGCAGTGCCACGGTGTCGCCCCTACCGACCCCGAGGTCGCGAAACCCGGCAGCGAGTCGCCGCGCGCGATTGTCGCAGTCGGCCCATGTGAGGTCCCCGCGATCACCAAATATTCTCAGCGCCAAGTCATCTCGGTGCCGTGAGACCGTCGCGCCGAACGCATCAAGCAGGGTCATGTGCACGCTCGTCACGCCGGGCTTCGAACCTCCCAAGTGACAGGAAGCACGTCATAGCCGCGGGTCGCGATGCTCGGATGGCGTATCGCCGCTTTGCGTTCGACGTGCACCCGGCCCAGTGTTTCCAGAAAGGTCTGCAGCATGATCGGCAGCTGCAGCTGCGCAAGGTGCACGCCCAGGCAGCGGTGGCGCCCAGCGCCGAAGGACATGAAAGCGTTCATGTCGTTGGTCGGCCCGCGGTCGAAACGGATCGCGTCGGGATCGGAGAACTTCCCGGCATCGCGATTCGACCCGCCGTTGCAGATCATCACGGTCTCGCCCGCGCGAATCAGTTGTCCGCCCAGCTCAACGTCCTCGCGAGCTGTTCGGCCCATGAACTGTGACGTGGAGTCATAGCGGTACAACTCGCGCGCCAATATTCCAACGCGCCCCGGAATATCTTGCAGCACATACTCATAGGCCTCTGGATTCGCATCGAGTGCGGCGACCATATTGGTGAACTGGTACTTCTGGGTGTCCTGTCCTGCGAAGTAGAGCAAGCTGAGGTTGTTGACGAGTTGCGATTCGCTCATCGGCTCGGGGTCCGCATCATTGGCCTGGATGACCGCGCTGATGAAATCCTCACCGGGGCTCTCGCGGCGATGTGCAACCAGGTCGGTGAAGTACGACTCCAGTCCTACGATCGCGTCATTCGAGCGGGACAATTGCTCATCGGTCATCGGCGACACTTCGAGCACCGGCGCGAAGTCGTACACCCACTGCGCCACTTGGGCGTAGTCATCGCGCGGCACGTTGAGAAGCGCCCCGATGGTGGCCAGCGGGATCTCACGGGAGAAATCGGCGACGACGTCGGCTCTTCTACTCGGGTACAGCGCATCGAGTCGATCCCGGCACAATTGCTCGATCATCGGTGCAAGACCCTGGATCCGGGCCGATGTGAACGGCGCGCGAAACACGCGACGCAGCCTGGTGTGCAAGGGCGCGTCGTTGCACACCAGCATGCTCATCGCGATCTTGAAATACGGCTCCTCGACGACAGCGGGGCCCTGACGATTGATCTGATACTGGGCGAACGACACGGCCAGCCGGTCGTCGGAAAACGCCGTCTTGACATCGTCGAATCTCGTTACGAGCCAAGCATTCATCTCCTTGACGAAGAGCACGGGTTCCAACTCGCGCAGCCGAGCGTATGTCGGATAGGGATCGACGATGTGCTCCCAGGTGAGCAACTTTGCCGCGATCGCAACAGCCTCAGGGTGCGGCGGTCGGTTGTCCACCGCGCGAGCCGAAAGGGATGCGTTGCTCATCGGAGTTCCTCTCGGGCATCGTCTGATGTGGGTCGGGAAGTTCTGAGATCGTTTGCGTTCGTGGCGAGTTCGCGCCAGAACGCGATAAAGGCCCGCTCGAAGGCTTGGCCGGCCTTGAGTGTTGCCAATGCGTGCCCATGTTCGGGCCAGTTGCGGTAGCGGTTCTCGAGGTCGCTGAAAAAGGCCAGCCTGCTCTTGCGGACCAGCAGCTGCTCTTCGGCCATCCGTTGCACACTCGCGCCGTCGACGAGGCTGCCGAAGTGCAGCTTCAGCAGTGCTTCATCGCGCAATTCGGGCGCCTGACTGGCGGGTTCCTCGATCCAACTCCGCAACGCAGCAGTCCCGTCTTCGGTGATCTCGAAGAATTGCCTTCTGCGCCCGTCAGTTTCGGTATGTGAGGTCAGCAAGCCCAGCGCTTCGAGTCGCTTGGGTTCGCGATAGAGGACGGCGTGGGGGAGCGGCCAGAAATACCCGATGGAGCCTGATACGTAACTCTTGAGTTGGTATGACGTTGTCGGCCCGCGGACCGCAACGATGCCGAGGACGATGTAAGACGCGTGTGAAATCCTCGGGTCGGACCCCTCGTTAGCGTCAGCGCCAAGAATATGCACCGTATCAATGATACGGTGTCGAACATCATATTCCTAGGGGTGTTATTGCACCGAAGGACCTGATCACCGGCACGCTCGACGCCATAGACGTCGCGATCCATATCGTCGCTGGGCGTGTAAGTACTCCGTGTGGCAAACCGCAGCGCCTCCCGGCTGCTCAACCGGGCAGGTTTGCCGCCGTTGGCCTTCCGCGTTCCAGGATCACGACCACGCCGGTGGAGCCGTCGACACGCACCAAGTCGCCGTCCCGGAGGTCCCGTGTGCCCGAGCTGGTGCCGATCACGCAGGGCACACCGAGTTCGCGCGCGACGATCGCGCCGTGGGAGACGGCGGCGCCGATGTCGATCACGACTGCCGCGGCGACAGTCATCAACGAGACCCAGCTGGGATCGGTGGTCGGGCAGACCAAGATGTCGCCGTTGTCGATGTCGACATCGTCGGCGGAATCCAGCACCACGCGAACCCGGCCTTCGACGATGCCCGGGCTCGCACCGAGCCCGGTTACCTCGCTGACGTC
The nucleotide sequence above comes from Mycobacterium kiyosense. Encoded proteins:
- a CDS encoding aldehyde dehydrogenase, with the protein product MATIATPKNATDDAAAIAALRKDFAAQRAAFRTDSFPSVDSRIERLQALAGMVIANRNRIRQALQADFAVHPAALADLAEVLSTAGRAQFAIENLEAWMQPSLRETDPELHGTSWAGIHYQPKGVIGIISPWNFPFDLSLGPVVDMLAAGNRAIIKPSELTPNCSELLHEMVSSTFDADLLSVVTGNLELAKVFPTLPWNHLLYTGSTSVGRAVACAAAENLTPVTLELGAKSPAVLLDDGVDAPAVANIVGTKMMKNGQMCIAPDYCLVPRDRLSEFISLAKQHYRTHTPDYAGSDDCTGIITQGHLERLQNLLDEARRSGCEVVPLGEDRLDPRTRRMPMVIVVDPAESLGLMREEIFGPILPVKPYDDIAEAIDYINRGERPLGLYVFGHDEAATQDVLVRTVSGGACVNACGLQGALAPLGFGGVGSSGMGRHHGIDGFREFSNARGVVVRGEGGVMEAFLPPYGALATALVDGALGAPQ
- the fadD11 gene encoding fatty-acid--CoA ligase, with the translated sequence MTSVHMTLLDAFGATVSRHRDDLALRIFGDRGDLTWADCDNRARRLAAGFRDLGVGRGDTVALLLFNRSEFYLADLAALMLGAVPVSVYPTSAPEQIDYLLADADAKVLVTERALVETAKNFAGPTVVIEDAAFQRMSETTPLQDVHPGSPDEIATIIYTSGTTGPPKGVELTHRSVLAAVAAMAERTGLGDRGHTICWLPMAHIAARCATYYGAIVFGDEVTICADPRRINEVVAAVHPTWFFGVPRVWEKLQASVQNFIASLDGSERDSVNEALVVAFARARHMLNDETVPEKPAHTVADADAVLAPVRRAVGLDRVRCAQVGAAPIAADVVAFFHALGVPLAEIYGFSEGIVCSAPDPRRRITIGSAGPALQGVEIKIADDGEILVRGRLLMSGYRNQPEATAACYTRDGFFRSGDIGQLVDGELRIVDRKKDLIINAAGKNMSPANIESAIKSGCPLIAQVVAIGDGRPYNIALICLDPEEIGERSRATLNDEVQSAIARGNARLSRVEQIKRFAIMDSPWVPGGDELTPTMKLRRRRIAEKHAATIEALYAATGAVGDRRNFDEEEKWRQ
- a CDS encoding cytochrome P450, coding for MSNASLSARAVDNRPPHPEAVAIAAKLLTWEHIVDPYPTYARLRELEPVLFVKEMNAWLVTRFDDVKTAFSDDRLAVSFAQYQINRQGPAVVEEPYFKIAMSMLVCNDAPLHTRLRRVFRAPFTSARIQGLAPMIEQLCRDRLDALYPSRRADVVADFSREIPLATIGALLNVPRDDYAQVAQWVYDFAPVLEVSPMTDEQLSRSNDAIVGLESYFTDLVAHRRESPGEDFISAVIQANDADPEPMSESQLVNNLSLLYFAGQDTQKYQFTNMVAALDANPEAYEYVLQDIPGRVGILARELYRYDSTSQFMGRTAREDVELGGQLIRAGETVMICNGGSNRDAGKFSDPDAIRFDRGPTNDMNAFMSFGAGRHRCLGVHLAQLQLPIMLQTFLETLGRVHVERKAAIRHPSIATRGYDVLPVTWEVRSPA
- a CDS encoding PadR family transcriptional regulator — encoded protein: MHILGADANEGSDPRISHASYIVLGIVAVRGPTTSYQLKSYVSGSIGYFWPLPHAVLYREPKRLEALGLLTSHTETDGRRRQFFEITEDGTAALRSWIEEPASQAPELRDEALLKLHFGSLVDGASVQRMAEEQLLVRKSRLAFFSDLENRYRNWPEHGHALATLKAGQAFERAFIAFWRELATNANDLRTSRPTSDDAREELR